In Leishmania donovani BPK282A1 complete genome, chromosome 20, one genomic interval encodes:
- a CDS encoding aminoacylase, putative, whose translation MTSPISALIQEVHPEAVQWGATSTSIHMLRMRSSPPPTTWRTSSAACPHSWTFAG comes from the coding sequence ATGACTTCACCGATAAGCGCTCTGATTCAGGAGGTGCATCCGGAGGCTGTGCAGTGGGGCGCCACATCCACGAGTATCCATATGTTGCGTATGAGGAGCAGCCCACCGCCGACTACGTGGCGGACGTCCTCAGCAGCATGCCCGCACAGCTGGACATTCGCCGGCTGA
- a CDS encoding aminoacylase, putative — protein MCMCSCLSPHAAASLLHRLASGSAVVRCYHALRASLSKHFNDVFMQRGRRLPTVVCARPQPHRLSRVSEAPLLVLHFSALLPFLPRLLIHCTPDGALQRTPHSSCLHISPLWRLVWKLSLSLHENTWIVGEQIITHIPHSIVDKKTFYMQPFISFIDAVKDEVVQWRRHIHEYPYVAYEEQPTADYVADVLSSMPAPLDIRRLTPNSVVADLRGGAGEGPMYALRADMDALPLQEESGEPFSSKRPGVMHACGHDAHTAMLLGAVKVLCQMRD, from the coding sequence atgtgcatgtgcagctGCCTGTCgcctcacgcagctgcgtctcTTCTCCATCGACTCGCTAGCGGTAGTGCAGTTGTCCGGTGCTACCACGCGTTGCGCGCCTCTCTGAGCAAACATTTCAACGATGTGTTTATGCAGCGAGGTCGTCGTCTTCCCACTGTCGTATGTGCCCGACCTCAGCCGCACCGTCTAAGCAGGGTTTCTGAGGCTCCTCTGCTCGTTCTCCACTTTTCtgccctccttcctttcctccctcGTCTGCTCATTCATTGCACCCCTGACGGCGCTCTGCAACGAACGCCGCACTCTTCCTGCCTCCATATATCACCATTGTGGAGACTCGTGTGGAAGCTATCTCTATCCCTCCATGAAAACACATGGATAGTGGGTGAGCAGATCATTACTCACATTCCTCACTCTATCGTAGATAAAAAGACCTTTTACATGCAGCCGTTCATCTCATTCATCGACGCCGTAAAAGACGAGGTggtgcagtggcggcgccacaTCCACGAGTATCCATATGTTGCGTATGAGGAGCAGCCCACCGCCGACTACGTGGCGGACGTCCTCAGCAGCATGCCCGCACCGCTGGACATTCGCCGGCTGACGCCGAACAGCGTCGTGGCGGACCTgcggggtggcgctggcgagggaCCCATGTACGCCCTGCGCGCCGACATGgatgcactgccgctgcaggaggagagcggcgagccCTTCAGCTCGAAGCGGCCAGGCGTGATGCACGCGTGTGGCCACGATGCCCACACGGCGATGCTGCTTGGGGCGGTGAAGGTGCTGTGCCAGATGCGCGAC
- a CDS encoding soluble n-ethylmaleimide sensitive factor, putative → MSSADSMFADADKKTKKMFFKDFEGAFDLFNRAGVRYKLDKDYMRAGEAYSRAGDCAVKLGDKAGAGIAFADAANAYKKIDAGKAKTMVDMAVRLQLENNRLSGAARLLFEFAASLEEQGSGMDAIPYYEQAMQYFNAEDQKAQAQKCMIAIGKICGENDQYGKALMYYERIANDMLGGPLKFQAQDYFLRAMLCRYAMVNNDNRFERSEECRDALQQYMSADIYLKNTREAEFLQLILEAVTDNDMEKFELGVSLLQDIRKLDDWKTHVLLVVKHNMESLT, encoded by the coding sequence ATGTCCTCCGCCGACTCCATGTTCGCAGATGCGGAcaagaaaacgaagaagaTGTTCTTCAAGGACTTCGAGGGCGCTTTCGACCTTTTCAACAGGGCCGGCGTTCGGTACAAGCTGGACAAGGACTACatgcgcgccggcgaggccTACTCGCGTGCCGGCGACTGTGCGGTGAAGCTTGGCGACAAGGCGGGCGCCGGTATAGCCTTTGCCGACGCCGCGAATGCCTACAAGAAGATCGACGCGGGCAAGGCCAAGACGATGGTTGACATGGCAGTGCGTCTGCAGCTTGAAAACAACCGCCTGtccggcgcggcgcggcttcTCTTCGAGttcgctgcctctctcgAGGAACAGGGGTCCGGCATGGACGCTATCCCATATTATGAGCAAGCCATGCAGTACTTCAACGCCGAGGACCAgaaggcgcaggcgcagaaGTGCATGATCGCGATAGGGAAGATCTGCGGCGAGAACGACCAGTATGGCAAAGCCCTCATGTACTACGAACGCATCGCCAACGACATGCTTGGCGGCCCTCTCAAGTTCCAGGCGCAGGACTACTTCCTACGGGCGATGCTATGCCGCTACGCCATGGTAAACAACGACAACCGCTTCGAGAGGAGCGAGGAGTGCCGCGACGCACTGCAGCAGTACATGTCTGCCGACATCTACCTAAAGAACACGCGCGAGGCGGAGTTCCTGCAGCTCATCCTGGAGGCCGTCACCGACAACGACATGGAGAAGTTTGAGCTcggcgtgtcgctgctgcaggacatTCGAAAGCTGGACGACTGGAAGACGCATGTGCTGCTTGTGGTGAAGCACAACATGGAGAGCCTCACGTAA
- a CDS encoding mitochondrial RNA ligase 2: MFRRCLLTRLVRRSLVLFSDEKEALFERYSEIENAHSRRIEALKDAGLFNDEWIATEKVHGANFGIYSTEHGKTIQYAKRSGIMPPYEHFFGYHILIPDLVRYVKQGRELLTEQLGMSPSTVIINGELFGGKYDHPSVPKRRQNVMVAGRPRTITAVQNNAFPQYCPDLHFYAFDIKYRRTEEEEYCTMTYDQALAIFEKISGLLYAKAIIRGPLSKVAAFDVENFVTTIPPLVGMGDYPLKGNWAEGLVVKHCRRGEPGFDAKGLTIMKFKCTAFQEISTDRRQGPRVDALEEVRRQSIKVSGVQLPDMESVIRDPEVRQATHHLLDHVCENRLQSVLSKIGTGPFETQSMTPTELSTLLAKDALKDFLKEADAKIVNTPLLVRREMARYVLFEARRYVASRWKDVVGQQREADGES, from the coding sequence ATGTTTCGGCGATGCCTGCTTACACGGCTCGTGCGTCGCTCGCTGGTCCTCTTTTCGGATGAAAAAGAAGCACTTTTCGAGCGGTATAGCGAGATTGAAAACGCCCACTCGCGACGCATTGAAGCACTGAAGGACGCGGGTCTCTTCAATGATGAGTGGATTGCCACGGAGAAGGTGCATGGCGCCAACTTCGGCATCTACTCAACAGAGCATGGGAAGACTATTCAGTACGCGAAGCGGAGCGGCATCATGCCACCGTACGAGCACTTTTTCGGCTACCACATCCTCATACCTGATCTCGTGAGGTATGTCAAGCAAGGGCGAGAACTGCTTACGGAACAGCTCGGCATGTCGCCCAGCACCGTAATCATCAACGGTGAGCTCTTTGGTGGCAAGTACGACCATCCGAGCGtgccgaagcggcggcagaacGTGATGGTGGCCGGCAGGCCACGCACCATCACGGCTGTGCAGAACAATGCCTTTCCTCAGTACTGCCCAGACCTGCATTTCTACGCCTTTGACATCAAGTACCGGAGGACCGAAGAGGAGGAGTACTGCACCATGACATACGACCAAGCCTTGGCCATCTTCGAGAAAATTTCGGGCCTTCTCTACGCGAAGGCTATCATTCGAGGGCCGCTGAGCAAGGTGGCCGCGTTCGACGTGGAAAACTTCGTCACGACAATTCCGCCGCTGGTGGGCATGGGCGACTACCCGCTCAAGGGGAACTGGGCGGAGGGCCTCGTTGTAAAAcactgccgtcgcggcgAGCCCGGCTTCGACGCAAAGGGCCTCACCATCATGAAGTTCAAGTGCACCGCCTTCCAGGAAATCTCGACCGATCGCCGCCAGGGACCGCGCGTAgacgcgctggaggaggttcGGCGGCAGTCCATAAAAGTCTCCGGCGTACAGCTGCCGGACATGGAGAGCGTCATTCGCGACCCCGAGGTGCGCCAAGCGACACATCACCTGCTCGACCACGTGTGTGAGAATCGCCTCCAGAGTGTCTTGTCCAAGATCGGTACAGGCCCGTTCGAGACGCAGTCCATGACCCCCACAGAGCTCTCCACGCTGCTAGCAAAGGATGCGCTGAAGGACTTCTTGAAGGAGGCGGATGCAAAGATCGTCAACACGCCGCTACTCGTGCGCCGCGAGATGGCCCGCTACGTTCTTTTTGAGGCGCGCAGGTACGTAGCCAGTAGATGGAAGGACGTCGTTGGGCAGCAAAGGGAGGCAGACGGGGAGTCGTGA
- a CDS encoding ribosome biogenesis protein, putative, with the protein MAGAGKKRSRAAQAEAAPAAEAAQPQVEPPADMADSTKAMVNREEEMVGQLHVQRAQTTKKMTNRQKMLVLGARSMTSKDRHLLLDLRGLMPHSREHPKIGRTNTLGDDLIELCGLHQCNSVMFVEPHRNDVSYLWIGQAPSGPSIKMQINNVHTADEIRMAGNCLKYSRPLLHFDRDFELHPHLRVAKSLLHMAFNTPRYHPKSKPFVDRIMSFLWLDNHIWVRNYQIVPTSPPSLMEIGPRFTLEPVAIFNGCCKGSVLWKSATARPPTEQRRDRKLRRLEKQQVNEVIKEKSEKHKALHPAPSADPLDLVFRD; encoded by the coding sequence ATGGCAGGTGCAGGTAAGAAGCGCTCTCGCGCTGCACAggcagaagcggcgccggcagctgaGGCTGCACAGCCCCAAGTGGAGCCCCCGGCTGACATGGCGGACTCCACCAAGGCGATGGTGAACcgcgaggaagagatggtcggccagctgcacgtgcagcgcgcgcagacgACAAAGAAGATGACGAACCGGCAGAAGATGCTGGTTCTCGGTGCCCGTAGCATGACGAGCAAGGAtcgccacctgctgctcgACCTGCGTGGCCTCATGCCGCACTCCCGCGAACATCCGAAGATTGGACGCACGAACACCCTTGGCGATGACCTCATCGAGCTGTGCGGACTACATCAATGCAATAGCGTTATGTTCGTCGAGCCGCATCGCAACGATGTCAGTTACCTGTGGATCGGACAGGCCCCCAGCGGTCCGAGCATCAAGATGCAGATAAACAACGTGCACACGGCGGACGAGATTCGTATGGCGGGCAACTGCCTCAAGTACAGTCGTCCGCTTCTCCACTTCGACCGCGACTTTGAGCTACACCCGCACCTCCGTGTGGCCAAGTCGTTGCTGCACATGGCCTTCAACACGCCCCGCTACCACCCCAAGTCAAAGCCGTTTGTAGACCGCATCATGTCGTTCCTGTGGCTTGACAACCACATTTGGGTGCGTAACTATCAAATCGTGCCAACGAGCCCGCCGTCGCTGATGGAGATCGGGCCCCGCTTCACCTTGGAGCCGGTGGCAATCTTCAACGGATGCTGCAAGGGAAGCGTGCTGTGGAagagcgcgacggcgcggccaccaacggagcagcgccgcgaccgcAAACTGCGTCGCCTCGAGAAGCAGCAGGTCAACGAGGTGATCAAAGAGAAGTCCGAGAAGCACAAGGCGCTGCATCCGGCACCTAGCGCCGACCCGCTCGACCTCGTCTTCCGCGACTGA
- a CDS encoding separin, putative, with translation MTSSQSALLRTLHDAITHTLRNADEVAALVDAAVQLSSLRYRPLASSWDLPKLLSSALRTQINTRMRSSAAVASSVSPASLCRVLAAAWRLCPLVTLPLPRAAADGCTSPTSIALLLSLSDEDVERVGREISSLENAPCSSNAAEPSARDTATAVVTSLLLCWHMLCAEAQEVTAESEETFRRVSATVWRCLQRWAAADGCDEMRRALLKAWVGTVLRRALLCTSGLCVMSAVTLLDTVVPPSIDTTTPMAFASCNPSNSGLSELWARLHLRVCQHVMEDMRARQAAFSAEWSRSVVPVLTRAFAQEPPLLSPSFTNVIQFAEPLDTSLGELMRVVHRMRRCALGSSATSQAVDLASCVSADTLTPLLCLARLSRRMAEAGVPIAPFATASTYRAYVAPLIAVSLRWGLVAEACVLLDWFASALDDRGTHWQRRLHRILDSLTPDASSATPGNSLTRLHGQEGGLPYFEWLEELQCTSSTALDVLATCDDVRQLRPVCDALLRHRPAEWATEVLQDPFAPFFILSGVTRLIEALLQARDAPLARFYVTLLGRLLPRCPCPTQLQVLLRVVHRLATVLTTTHLSAADYAAPDSLYGAALARWQRLKTALEHVDAELSDADGADGSRHVDWPRQNTAGLAWDARKHLQCFCAPRRVENVRTAASAQITPQSPAVALGTVVVLCYVPAGSQSEGEGLLWLRRTRTSATCPSGEQRVQDQQLLSLTARCPVGGALRSCAAEMADVMNRNRAQLMRGNASAVGETGRCLDSQGSRELAASTSCACQQASDGAAAPIETDAQRQRRRKEAWWCERFELDDRIGRVAASMQDALGAAHMLLLGYPSSSLGGQLQTLAARFACECVRLRGASHCPPVEALQHVTLQVLAAAPYLWKDKTPPRGQTTCWYGPRNARSCACCMQTVKRAQRMLLEAVTALGQLVTAATAAAMESSLSCALASEPANVEECWLALLADRSVQGVVEEMVPAVLNAYYRELTPDAAANAPRDDEERRHHHADLLLVSREHVYLVLDGELHALPWEALGVCQERSVSRVPSLEYLKYCSTDASAVSLQRLLVYRDDAALQHGPSSLTDLITQHPHWEVVYGETLQAATAAARDGSSAVTSPLMRRLLSQCEAASDRIDTYVYAGHKGGEHVAPRGALYDWIPAAAGTPPTLVLLMGCSSARMQASALYDCFGLPFAYLSAGVSCVLGCLWDVTDADIDRLTGRFLQVASQTTADGEGITVGECLAVARRACKLQYLTGMATVFYGVNCYVTAAREDNSKGAA, from the coding sequence ATGACATCATCCCAGAGTGCCCTGTTGCGCACCCTCCATGATGCCATCACCCACACCTTGCGCAATGCCGACGAGGTTGCGGCACTagtcgacgccgcggtgcaACTCTCCTCCTTACGCTATCGACCCCTCGCATCGTCGTGGGATCTGCCGAAATTGCTCTCGTCCGCGTTACGCACGCAGATcaacacgcgcatgcgctcgtctgcggcagtggcgagcAGCGTCAGTCCAGCCTCTCTGTGTCGCgtgctggcagcggcgtggcggctGTGTCCGCTGGTGacgttgccgctgcctcgtgcAGCCGCCGACGGTTGCACCTCACCGACCAGCATTGCTTTGCTTCTGTCGCTCAGCGATGAAGACGTGGAACGGGTGGGACGGGAGATTTCGTCGCTGGAGAACGCTCCGTGTTCTTCGAATGCAGCAGAGCCGTCTGCTCGTGACACAGCAACCGCTGTTGTGACGTCGCTACTGCTCTGCTGGCACATGCTCTGCGCCGAAGCGCAGGAAGTCACtgcagagagcgaggaaaCGTTTCGGCGGGTGTCAGCGACGGTGTGGCGGTGTCTGCAGCGCTGGGCCGCGGCTGACGGCTGTGATGAGATGCGCCGTGCACTCCTCAAAGCATGGGTGGGTacagtgctgcggcgcgcgctATTGTGCACGAGTGGCTTGTGCGTGATGAGCGCTGTAACGCTGTTGGACACCGTCGTGCCGCCGAGCATAGACACGACGACGCCCATGGCTTTTGCCTCGTGCAATCCGTCGAACAGTGGACTGAGCGAGCTGTGGGCAAGACTGCACCTGCGCGTCTGCCAACACGTCATGGAGgacatgcgcgcgcgtcaAGCCGCCTTCAGCGCAGAGTGGAGTCGCTCCGTCGTGCCGGTGCTCACTCGCGCTTTCGCGCAGGAGCCACCCTTGCTATCCCCCTCCTTCACCAACGTGATACAGTTTGCCGAACCGCTCGACACTTCGCTGGGTGAGCTGATGCGTGTGGTCCACCGTatgcggcggtgcgcgctcGGTAGCAGTGCCACATCGCAGGCGGTTGATCTCGCCTCGTGTGTGAGTGCAGATACCCTGACCCCGCTCTTGTGTTtggcgcgtctctctcgAAGAATGGCCGAAGCGGGTGTACCGATCGCGCCCTTTGCGACTGCCAGCACGTATCGCGCATACGTGGCGCCGTTAATCGCGGTGTCGCTTCGCTGGGGCCTCGTTGCAGAGGCATGTGTGCTCCTGGATTGGTTCGCCAGCGCGCTGGACGATCGTGGAACGCattggcagcggcgcctgcatCGAATCCTGGACAGTCTTACACCAGACGCGTCCTCTGCAACGCCAGGGAACAGCTTGACAAGACTTCACGGACAAGAGGGCGGTCTGCCATACTTCGAGTGGCTTGAAGAGCTTCAGTGCACCTCCTCAACGGCTCTGGACGTGCTGGCCACTTGCGATGATGTcaggcagctgcggccggtATGTGACGCCcttctgcgccaccgccctgcGGAGTGGGCCACGGAGGTACTCCAGGACCCGTTTGCCCCATTCTTTATCCTTAGCGGAGTCACGCGCCTGATTGAGGCACTACTGCAGGCCCGCGATGCTCCGCTGGCACGCTTCTACGTGACTCTGCTGGGGCGCCTCCTTCCGCGTTGCCCCTGCCCGACACAACTCCAAGTATTGCTGCGCGTTGTGCATCGCCTGGCCACCgtgctcaccaccacccacctCTCCGCTGCAGACTACGCGGCTCCAGACAGCCTCTACGGAGCGGCCTTGGCAAGGTGGCAACGTCTGAAGACCGCCCTAGAGCACGTGGACGCAGAGCTCTCCGACGCGGACGGCGCGGACGGCTCAAGGCATGTTGACTGGCCACGGCAGAACACCGCGGGTCTTGCGTGGGACGCTCGGAAGCATCTTCAATGTTTCTGCGCGCCCAGAAGAGTAGAGAACGttcgcaccgccgcctctgctcaGATCACGCCCCAATCCCCAGCTGTCGCCCTGGGCACCGTTGTGGTGCTCTGCTACGTCCCCGCCGGCTCGCAGAgtgaaggggaggggctgctgTGGCTCCGGCGCACTCGGACCAGCGCCACGTGTCCCTCAGGAGAGCAGCGGGTGCAGgaccagcagctgctcagcCTAACGGCGCGCTGCCCTGTGGGGGGAGCGCTGAGGTCATGTGCAGCTGAGATGGCAGACGTGATGAACCGAAACCGAGCACAACTGATGCGGGGCAACGCAAGCGCAGTCGGGGAGACGGGTCGGTGCCTTGACAGCCAAGGCTCACGTGAACTCGCCGCAAGCACAAGCTGCGCGTGCCAGCAAGCAagcgacggtgccgcggcgccgatcgAAACGGATGctcagcgacagcgacggcgcaaGGAGGCGTGGTGGTGTGAACGGTTCGAGCTTGACGATCGTATTGGCCGGGTCGCAGCGTCGATGCAAGATGccctcggcgcggcgcatatgctgctgctcggctaCCCCAGTTCCTCTCTCGGTGGCCAGCTGCAAACACTGGCAGCGCGTTTTGCttgcgagtgtgtgcgcctccgcggTGCCAGTCACTGCCCTCCTGTGGAGGCCTTGCAGCACGTCACTCTGCAAGTTCTTGCGGCGGCTCCGTACCTGTGGAAAGATAAGACACCGCCTCGTGGGCAGACCACGTGCTGGTACGGCCCCCGCAACGCACGCAGTTGCGCGTGCTGTATGCAGACAGTGAAGCGCGCGCAAAGGATGCTGCTCGAGGCGGTCACGGCTCTGGGGCAGTTGGTcactgccgccacagcagcagcgatggagTCCTCTTTGTCGTGTGCACTCGCTAGCGAGCCCGCGAACGTGGAGGAATGCTGGCTGGCGCTGTTGGCGGATAGGTCGGTGCAGGGTGTTGTGGAAGAAATGGTGCCGGCTGTGTTGAACGCGTACTACCGCGAGCTCACCccagacgccgccgcgaacGCTCCGCGTGATGAtgaggagcgccgccaccaccatgcGGACTTGCTCCTTGTCTCACGCGAGCACGTGTACCTGGTGCTGGACGGAgagctgcacgcgctgccttGGGAAGCTCTGGGTGTGTGCCAAGAGCGTAGCGTCTCTCGCGTGCCATCGCTCGAATACCTGAAGtactgcagcaccgacgcgTCGGCCGTATCCCTGCAGCGCTTGCTTGTCTACCGCGatgacgcggcgctgcagcacggcccctCCAGCCTTACGGATCTCATCACGCAGCACCCACATTGGGAAGTGGTCTACGGAGAAACGCTGCAGGCAGCAactgcggcggcacgagacggcagcagcgccgtcacaTCGCCGCTaatgcgccgcctcctctcccagTGTGAGGCGGCGAGCGATCGCATAGACACGTATGTGTACGCTGGTCACAAGGGCGGGGAGCACGTGGCCCCTCGCGGAGCACTGTACGACTGGATTCCCGCTGCAGCCGGAACACCCCcgacgctggtgctgctgatgggctgcagctctgctcGCATGCAGGCCAGCGCGCTCTACGACTGCTTTGGCCTGCCCTTCGCATACCTCAGTGCAGGCGTGTCGTGCGTTCTGGGTTGCCTGTGGGACGTCACGGACGCTGACATTGACCGCCTCACGGGTCGCTTTCTCCAAGTGGCCAGTCAGACGACGGCGGACGGCGAAGGCATAACCGTCGGGGAGTgcctggcggtggcgcgccggGCCTGCAAGCTGCAGTACCTGACAGGCATGGCCACCGTCTTCTATGGCGTGAACTGTTACGTGACGGCTGCGAGGGAGGACAACAGCAAGGGTGCTGCGTGA
- a CDS encoding aminoacylase, putative, producing MSFVQTLITAVQPEVVQWRRHIHEYPYVAYEEQPTADYVADVLSSMPAPLDIRRLTPNSVVADLRGGAGEGPMYALRADMDALPLQEESGEPFSSKRPGVMHAC from the coding sequence ATGTCATTTGTGCAGACACTAATCACAGCTGTGCAGCCTGAGGTggtgcagtggcggcgccacaTCCACGAGTATCCATATGTTGCGTATGAGGAGCAGCCCACCGCCGACTACGTGGCGGACGTCCTCAGCAGCATGCCCGCACCGCTGGACATTCGCCGGCTGACGCCGAACAGCGTCGTGGCGGACCTgcggggtggcgctggcgagggaCCCATGTACGCCCTGCGCGCCGACATGgatgcactgccgctgcaggaggagagcggcgagccCTTCAGCTCGAAGCGGCCAGGCGTGATGCACGCGTGT